A part of Aegilops tauschii subsp. strangulata cultivar AL8/78 chromosome 2, Aet v6.0, whole genome shotgun sequence genomic DNA contains:
- the LOC141041351 gene encoding uncharacterized protein: MDPSTGQWDECLVRDTFCAEDARHILQMPLREGVHDFVAWQFDSKGIHSVKSAYKMHMELKSMRKNGGVGRSTAKAGNLNTCNDDSWKRIWRLPCPRTVQMFTWRLRHESLALLTNMQRRGLKVKSTKCFFCGHADEDGGHLFIKCKSVKVVWRELALEKERRELGAISSVHAMMDYLWGLNILKRMQILTFWWMWWSARNKLRKGERVLTAAEVARRTRSSTLEYMQVFLPEPKPQCTDKWRPPAQDMVKFNVDGAFVPGELHAGWGAVARTSDGEVVGARAGRQELIQDAFAAEAVALSNAVSFASDLGIIRAEFETDSQLLAEAMDIRKVDSSAYAAVIEDTKYQLKL, from the coding sequence ATGGATCCCTCCACGGGGCAATGGGATGAATGCCTTGTGCGGGATACCTTTTGCGCGGAGGATGCTAGACACATTCTGCAGATGCCGCTACGGGAGGGGGTACATGACTTTGTTGCATGGCAATTCGACAGCAAGGGCATTCATTCTGTGAAGAGTGCGTACAAGATGCACATGGAACTGAAGTCTATGAGGAAGAATGGGGGAGTGGGAAGGAGCACAGCCAAAGCGGGTAACCTGAACACATGCAACGACGATTCTTGGAAAAGGATTTGGAGATTGCCGTGCCCGAGAACTGTCCAAATGTTCACATGGAGACTGCGGCATGAATCACTAGCACTCCTGACGAATATGCAGAGGCGAGGTCTGAAGGTGAAGAGCACGAAATGCTTTTTCTGTGGGCATGCTGATGAGGATGGGGGGCACCTGTTCATCAAGTGCAAATCAGTTAAGGTGGTGTGGAGGGAACTAGCCTTAGAGAAGGAAAGAAGGGAGCTGGGAGCAATCTCATCTGTACATGCGATGATGGACTACCTATGGGGGCTAAATATCCTAAAACGCATGCAGATTCTCACTTTCTGGTGGATGTGGTGGAGCGCTAGGAATAAACTGAGAAAGGGGGAGCGTGTGTTGACAGCGGCCGAAGTAGCGAGACGCACACGAAGCTCTACTCTGGAATACATGCAGGTTTTCCTCCCAGAACCCAAGCCACAGTGCACTGATAAATGGAGGCCTCCTGCTCAAGACATGGTCAAGTTCAATGTTGATGGAGCCTTCGTCCCAGGGGAACTCCATGCAGGGTGGGGTGCAGTGGCAAGAACCAGCGACGGCGAAGTGGTGGGTGCACGGGCTGGAAGACAGGAGCTTATCCAAGATGCCTTTGCAGCGGAAGCGGTGGCGTTGTCAAATGCAGTTTCCTTTGCATCGGACTTGGGGATTATTCGAGCAGAGTTTGAAACAGATTCACAATTGTTGGCAGAAGCAATGGACATTCGGAAGGTCGATTCTTCAGCATACGCTGCTGTCATCGAGGACACAAAGTACCAGCTTAAGCTGTGA